One part of the Pannonibacter sp. XCT-53 genome encodes these proteins:
- a CDS encoding ceramidase domain-containing protein, protein MNWTESLDQYCERLDASFWAEPINAVTNAAFLVAAALALRIWLRQTPRDWSALALILVVAATGIGSFLFHTFANRWSLLSDVIPIAIFIHLYLFLALRRFLTAPVIVAGGTTALFLVASPFIGRLAAPLVGSSAGYLPALAAIFVVGALCLRRSRETALGLFVTGGVFALSLTFRTLDGPLCGLLPFGTHFLWHLLNATVLFLLLALYLKAGAALRR, encoded by the coding sequence ATGAACTGGACCGAGAGCCTTGATCAGTATTGCGAGCGGCTTGATGCCTCGTTCTGGGCCGAGCCGATCAACGCGGTCACCAATGCGGCCTTTCTCGTGGCGGCAGCGCTGGCGCTGCGGATCTGGCTGCGGCAGACACCGCGCGACTGGAGCGCGCTGGCGCTGATCCTGGTGGTGGCAGCCACCGGGATCGGGTCCTTCCTGTTTCACACCTTCGCGAACCGCTGGTCGCTGCTCAGCGACGTGATCCCGATCGCGATCTTCATCCATCTCTATCTGTTCCTGGCCCTGCGCCGGTTCCTCACCGCCCCGGTCATTGTCGCCGGCGGAACGACGGCGCTGTTTCTCGTCGCATCGCCCTTCATCGGCCGGCTGGCCGCGCCGCTGGTCGGATCATCGGCCGGGTACCTGCCGGCGCTGGCGGCGATCTTCGTGGTCGGCGCGTTGTGCCTCCGGCGCAGCCGGGAGACGGCGCTCGGCCTGTTTGTCACGGGCGGCGTCTTTGCCCTGTCGCTGACCTTCCGCACGCTCGACGGCCCGCTCTGCGGCCTGCTGCCCTTCGGCACGCATTTCCTCTGGCACCTGCTCAACGCGACCGTGCTGTTCCTGCTGCTGGCGCTCTACCTCAAGGCAGGTGCGGCGTTAAGGCGTTGA
- a CDS encoding NADP-dependent malic enzyme, translated as MSDTKKAGSDLTEAALYFHSHPRPGKLEIKPTKPLGNQRDLALAYSPGVAAPCLEIARDPSTAALYTSRANLVAVISNGTAVLGLGAIGPLASKPVMEGKAVLFKKFAGIDVFDIEVDELDVDRFVDAVAALEPTFGGINLEDIKAPECFQIEAKLRERMNIPVFHDDQHGTAIIVGAAVKNALELAGKPIGTVKVVASGAGAAALACLNLLVSLGVKRENVWVSDIEGVVYEGREALMDPWKSVYAQKTDKRTLGEIIEGADVFLGLSAAGVLKPEMVARMAPRPLILALANPNPEILPEDALSVRDDVMMCTGRSDYPNQVNNVLCFPYIFRGALDVGATTINEEMKHAAVAAIAGLAKEEPSDVAARAYGGVSETFGAKYLIPSPFDQRLILRIAPAVARAAMETGVATRPISDFAAYQDVLNRFVFRSGLVMKPIIQAAIREPKRIIYAEGEDERVLRAAQVLIEDKVAVPILVGRPDVLKSRCERFGLKIRPGVDFEFVNPQDDPRYRDYVDEYFACVGRKGVPLDAARTIVRTNSTVIAALAVRRGEADATICGLEGRYIRHLRDIRQIIGLRDGVQDLSALSLLINDRGALFLTDTFVTVDPSAKEIAEMTTLAAEEIRRFGIEPKAALLAASNFGSRELASAEKMRAALELLWAQHPELEVDGEMHGDSALSAALRQRVMPHSRLKTEANLLVFPTLDSANIALNLLKVATDALHVGPILLGTAKPAHILTPSVTSRGVVNMSALSVVEAQKKTQSEVD; from the coding sequence ATGAGCGATACCAAGAAGGCCGGTTCCGACCTGACCGAGGCCGCACTCTATTTCCATTCGCATCCGCGTCCGGGCAAGCTCGAGATCAAGCCGACCAAGCCGCTGGGCAACCAGCGCGACCTGGCGCTGGCCTATTCCCCGGGTGTGGCCGCGCCCTGCCTTGAAATCGCCCGCGACCCCTCGACGGCTGCGCTCTACACCTCCCGCGCCAACCTGGTGGCGGTCATCTCCAACGGCACCGCCGTGCTGGGCCTCGGCGCCATCGGGCCGCTGGCGTCCAAGCCGGTGATGGAGGGCAAGGCCGTCCTGTTCAAGAAATTCGCCGGTATCGACGTGTTCGACATCGAGGTGGACGAGCTGGACGTGGACCGGTTCGTGGACGCGGTTGCCGCGCTCGAGCCGACCTTCGGCGGCATCAACCTGGAAGACATCAAGGCGCCCGAGTGCTTCCAGATCGAGGCCAAGCTGCGCGAGCGGATGAACATTCCGGTGTTCCACGACGACCAGCACGGCACGGCGATCATCGTCGGGGCGGCGGTGAAGAATGCGCTGGAGCTGGCCGGCAAGCCGATCGGCACCGTCAAGGTGGTGGCCTCCGGTGCAGGCGCGGCCGCGCTCGCCTGCCTCAACCTGCTGGTGTCGCTCGGCGTGAAGCGCGAGAACGTCTGGGTGTCCGACATCGAGGGCGTGGTCTACGAGGGCCGCGAGGCGCTGATGGACCCGTGGAAGTCGGTCTACGCCCAGAAGACCGACAAGCGCACGCTCGGCGAGATCATCGAGGGCGCCGATGTGTTCCTCGGCCTGTCGGCTGCCGGCGTGCTGAAGCCGGAGATGGTGGCCAGGATGGCGCCGCGCCCGCTGATCCTGGCGCTCGCCAACCCCAATCCGGAAATCCTGCCCGAGGATGCGCTCAGCGTCCGCGACGACGTGATGATGTGCACCGGCCGTTCGGACTATCCGAACCAGGTCAACAACGTGCTCTGCTTCCCCTACATCTTCCGCGGCGCGCTGGACGTGGGCGCGACGACGATCAACGAGGAGATGAAGCACGCCGCCGTGGCCGCCATCGCCGGCCTTGCCAAGGAAGAGCCCTCGGACGTGGCGGCGCGGGCCTATGGCGGCGTCAGCGAGACCTTCGGGGCGAAGTATCTGATCCCCTCCCCCTTCGACCAGCGCCTGATCCTGCGCATTGCCCCGGCGGTTGCCCGCGCGGCGATGGAGACCGGCGTGGCGACGCGGCCGATCAGCGACTTTGCCGCCTATCAGGATGTCCTGAACCGCTTCGTGTTCCGCTCCGGCCTGGTGATGAAGCCGATCATCCAGGCGGCCATCCGCGAGCCGAAGCGCATCATCTATGCCGAAGGCGAGGATGAGCGCGTGCTGCGCGCGGCGCAGGTGCTGATCGAGGACAAGGTGGCCGTGCCGATCCTCGTCGGCCGACCGGACGTGCTGAAGAGCCGCTGCGAACGCTTCGGCCTGAAGATCCGCCCCGGCGTGGACTTCGAGTTCGTCAACCCGCAGGACGACCCGCGCTACCGCGACTATGTCGACGAGTACTTCGCCTGCGTCGGCCGCAAGGGGGTCCCGCTCGACGCGGCGCGCACGATCGTGCGCACCAATTCCACCGTCATTGCCGCGCTTGCCGTCCGGCGCGGCGAGGCCGATGCCACGATCTGCGGCCTTGAAGGACGCTACATCCGCCATCTGCGGGACATCCGGCAGATCATCGGCCTGCGGGACGGTGTCCAGGACCTGTCGGCCCTGTCGTTGCTGATCAACGACCGTGGCGCGCTGTTCCTGACCGACACGTTCGTGACCGTGGATCCGTCGGCCAAGGAGATTGCGGAGATGACGACGCTGGCGGCGGAGGAGATCCGCCGGTTCGGCATCGAGCCCAAGGCCGCGCTGCTGGCCGCCTCCAACTTCGGTTCGCGGGAACTGGCCTCGGCCGAAAAGATGCGGGCGGCGCTCGAACTGCTCTGGGCACAGCATCCGGAGCTGGAGGTGGACGGCGAGATGCATGGCGATTCGGCCCTGTCGGCGGCCCTGCGCCAGCGGGTGATGCCGCACAGCCGGCTGAAGACCGAGGCGAACCTGCTGGTGTTCCCGACACTCGATTCGGCCAACATCGCGCTCAACCTTTTGAAGGTGGCGACCGACGCGCTGCATGTCGGGCCCATCCTGCTCGGCACCGCCAAGCCGGCACATATCCTGACGCCGTCTGTGACCTCGCGCGGCGTGGTCAACATGTCGGCACTGTCGGTGGTGGAAGCGCAGAAGAAGACCCAGAGCGAGGTTGACTGA
- a CDS encoding ribonuclease HII, producing MKTPSLFDLPFGDAPDATAEARMAGRLDGLLAGVDEAGRGPWAGPVVTAAVILDYTRLPEGLNDSKKLTEAKREALFEEICARALVSFASASAATIDRLNIRAATLAAMRRSVQGLAWRPRHVVVDGRDVPPGLGVDGQALIKGDSRCLAVAAASIVAKVIRDRMMVAAEATYPGYGFAIHKGYGVPAHAAALRQLGPCPLHRRSFKPIAALGGGD from the coding sequence ATGAAAACTCCAAGCCTCTTTGACCTGCCCTTTGGGGACGCGCCGGATGCGACGGCGGAAGCGCGGATGGCGGGGCGGCTGGACGGGTTGCTTGCCGGGGTGGACGAGGCCGGGCGCGGGCCGTGGGCCGGGCCGGTGGTGACGGCAGCGGTGATCCTTGATTACACGCGCCTTCCCGAGGGGCTAAACGATTCCAAGAAGCTCACCGAGGCGAAGCGCGAGGCGCTGTTCGAGGAGATTTGCGCCCGGGCCCTTGTGAGCTTTGCCAGTGCGTCTGCCGCAACCATCGACCGGCTCAACATCCGGGCGGCCACGCTGGCCGCCATGCGGCGGTCCGTGCAGGGGCTGGCCTGGCGGCCGCGGCATGTGGTGGTCGACGGGCGCGATGTGCCGCCGGGGCTCGGGGTCGACGGGCAGGCCCTGATCAAGGGCGATTCCCGCTGTCTTGCCGTTGCAGCGGCCTCGATCGTCGCCAAGGTGATCCGGGACCGGATGATGGTCGCCGCCGAGGCTACCTATCCGGGCTATGGCTTTGCCATCCACAAGGGCTACGGGGTGCCGGCGCATGCGGCCGCGCTGCGGCAGCTTGGTCCCTGCCCCCTGCATCGCCGGTCGTTCAAGCCGATCGCAGCGCTCGGGGGCGGGGACTGA
- a CDS encoding F0F1 ATP synthase subunit B family protein — translation MDSSFWALVALFLFFALLGKLGVHKMVLGALDKRADNIRRELEDARRLRDEAQALLSDYQRRRHEAEAEAEAIVAEARAEAEQLTAETTRALEEMIARRSKLAEEKIAQAESQAIAEVKAKAADLAVSAAEKLLKANVTDKVADTLVVKGIEQVKAGLN, via the coding sequence ATGGACTCATCCTTCTGGGCCCTTGTTGCCCTCTTCCTGTTCTTCGCCCTTCTGGGCAAGCTCGGGGTTCACAAGATGGTGCTGGGAGCCCTCGACAAGCGGGCGGACAACATCCGTCGCGAGCTCGAGGACGCCCGTCGTCTGCGCGACGAGGCGCAGGCGCTCCTGTCTGACTACCAGCGTCGCCGGCATGAAGCCGAGGCCGAAGCCGAGGCCATCGTTGCCGAGGCCCGTGCCGAAGCCGAACAGCTGACCGCGGAAACCACCCGCGCGCTGGAAGAGATGATTGCCCGCCGCAGCAAGCTGGCCGAGGAGAAGATTGCCCAGGCCGAGAGCCAGGCGATTGCCGAGGTCAAGGCCAAGGCCGCCGATCTGGCCGTCTCCGCCGCCGAGAAGCTGCTGAAGGCCAATGTGACGGACAAGGTTGCCGACACGCTGGTCGTCAAGGGCATCGAGCAGGTGAAGGCCGGTCTCAACTGA
- a CDS encoding F0F1 ATP synthase subunit B yields the protein MAGQAEPIPGQQVVDAHAAAHSAAFPPFDPTHFVSQLFWLAISFIVFYWIMKNVAVPRIAGILEDRRDRIAGDLAEAERLKRESDEASADYQKALTDARARARTIAGETRDKLKAETAARRDTAEQGIAAKLEEAEARIGQIKAQALSQVGEIASETSAVLVETLIGVTPSRADVDQAVKTAMN from the coding sequence ATGGCAGGTCAAGCCGAACCAATCCCGGGTCAGCAGGTTGTGGATGCCCACGCCGCGGCGCACAGCGCGGCTTTTCCGCCGTTCGATCCGACCCACTTCGTCTCGCAGCTCTTCTGGCTGGCAATCAGCTTCATCGTCTTCTACTGGATCATGAAGAACGTTGCTGTGCCCCGGATTGCCGGCATCCTTGAGGATCGTCGGGACCGGATCGCAGGCGACCTCGCCGAAGCCGAACGCCTCAAGCGGGAATCCGACGAGGCCAGCGCGGACTATCAGAAGGCGCTGACCGACGCACGGGCCCGTGCGCGCACCATCGCCGGCGAGACCCGTGACAAGCTCAAGGCCGAGACCGCTGCACGCCGTGACACGGCCGAGCAGGGGATTGCCGCCAAGCTGGAAGAAGCCGAAGCCCGTATTGGCCAGATCAAGGCCCAGGCGCTGTCGCAGGTGGGTGAAATCGCCAGCGAGACGTCCGCCGTGCTGGTCGAGACCCTGATCGGTGTCACGCCGTCGCGTGCCGATGTCGACCAGGCCGTCAAGACCGCGATGAACTGA
- a CDS encoding F0F1 ATP synthase subunit C: MEAEAAKFIGAGIAALGMGLVALALGNIFSNYLSGALRNPSAADGQFGRLVFGFAVTEALGIFSLLIALLLLFAV; this comes from the coding sequence ATGGAAGCAGAAGCCGCAAAGTTCATTGGCGCTGGTATCGCAGCTCTGGGCATGGGCCTCGTGGCCCTCGCTCTCGGCAACATCTTCTCGAACTACCTGTCGGGCGCACTGCGCAACCCGTCCGCCGCTGATGGCCAGTTCGGCCGTCTGGTGTTCGGCTTCGCCGTGACCGAAGCTCTGGGCATCTTCTCGCTGCTGATCGCCCTGCTGCTCCTGTTCGCAGTCTGA
- a CDS encoding F0F1 ATP synthase subunit A: MANDPISQFHIKTLVPLEVGGIDLSFTNASLFMIVTVLAASAFLIFSSSSRGLVPARWQSMAELSYEFVAGMLRQGAGNEGMRFFPLVFTLFMFVLIANLLGMFPYFFTVTSQIIVTFALAMLVILTVTIYGFAKHGMHFLHLFVPAGVPKILVPIVAPIEVISFLSRPISLSVRLFANMLAGHITLKVFAGFVVTLSAAGTAGVFGAVLPLGMTVALTALEFLVSFLQAYVFTLLTCMYLNDALHPSH, translated from the coding sequence GTGGCGAACGATCCGATCAGTCAGTTCCACATCAAGACGCTCGTCCCGCTCGAAGTCGGCGGCATCGATCTGTCCTTCACCAACGCGTCGCTGTTCATGATAGTGACGGTTCTCGCGGCCTCCGCGTTCCTGATCTTCTCCTCCTCCAGCCGCGGCCTCGTTCCGGCGCGCTGGCAGTCGATGGCGGAGCTCAGTTACGAGTTCGTGGCCGGAATGTTGCGGCAGGGTGCCGGCAACGAGGGCATGCGCTTCTTCCCGCTCGTCTTCACCCTGTTCATGTTCGTGCTGATCGCCAACCTGCTCGGCATGTTCCCCTATTTCTTCACGGTCACCAGCCAGATCATCGTCACCTTCGCGCTGGCGATGCTGGTCATCCTCACCGTGACGATCTACGGCTTCGCCAAGCACGGGATGCATTTCCTGCATCTGTTCGTGCCGGCTGGCGTGCCGAAGATCCTGGTGCCGATCGTGGCGCCGATCGAAGTCATCTCTTTCCTGTCTCGCCCGATCAGCCTCTCCGTTCGTCTCTTCGCGAACATGCTGGCTGGTCACATCACCCTGAAGGTCTTTGCCGGGTTCGTGGTCACGCTCAGTGCTGCGGGGACGGCAGGTGTCTTTGGTGCCGTCCTTCCGCTCGGAATGACGGTGGCGTTGACGGCCCTGGAGTTCCTCGTCTCGTTCCTGCAGGCGTATGTGTTCACGCTGCTGACCTGCATGTACCTGAACGACGCCCTCCATCCGTCCCACTAA
- a CDS encoding AtpZ/AtpI family protein, with product MNQTSQQGGDDGAGGTPSEADLSARRDKLTRLLDERRRADEKVAAKQASGSTAGMAQAMKLSSEFMAGIAAGGMMGWLLDHWVGTSPFGLIVFLLLGFAAGVLNVLRATGQVAEQGQPYSREAAQKKVESRGADRDSGDK from the coding sequence ATGAACCAGACGTCACAACAGGGTGGGGACGATGGCGCCGGAGGGACCCCTTCGGAAGCTGACCTGTCTGCGCGACGGGACAAGCTGACCCGACTGCTCGACGAACGACGCCGCGCCGACGAAAAGGTCGCGGCGAAGCAGGCGAGCGGATCGACTGCCGGAATGGCGCAGGCCATGAAGCTCTCGTCGGAGTTCATGGCCGGCATCGCCGCCGGCGGGATGATGGGGTGGCTGCTGGACCACTGGGTGGGGACATCGCCATTCGGGCTGATTGTCTTCCTTCTCCTGGGCTTTGCTGCTGGCGTGCTGAATGTTCTGCGCGCGACCGGTCAGGTCGCCGAGCAGGGGCAGCCCTACAGCCGCGAAGCGGCGCAGAAAAAGGTCGAAAGCCGGGGTGCTGACAGGGATTCCGGCGACAAGTGA
- the smc gene encoding chromosome segregation protein SMC: protein MKFNKLRVVGFKSFVEPMEFVIGDGLTGVVGPNGCGKSNLVEALRWVMGENSYKNMRASGMDDVIFSGSLNRPARNTAEVILTLDNSDRRAPPGFNDSDLLEVSRRIEREAGSVYRINSRDVRARDVQLLFADASTGARSPAMVRQGQIGELISAKPTSRRQILEEAAGISGLHSRRHEAEIRLRAAEQNLERLEDVLVQIDSQIENLRRQSRQAARYRNLSSEIRAAEAGILFLRLTEARSALEEADRLHAACRADVIRAAEAQGEAARTQAVAAHRLPEIRDAAARAGAALQRLVIARNELDAEDRRVREKLVDLDRRLVQLAGDIAREEQLVSENAEVLERLAEERAELVEDNETAAERAEMAGERVAAASETLERLEDRLSVANRAAAEVAAQRQQFARAVDEARQRADRLASQAADAARVRSALRAEMDAADGVADCADRLEEAEAAVLAAEETVEAAETRTRMAREAEQAARTPLAEAERLVSRLETEARTLESVLATVAGTFAPVVDALAAEPGFETALGAALGDDLEASLDPAAPVRWAGVAPAAADPVLPDGVEPLARHVQAPPALARRLAQIGLVPAARGAALAASLKPGQRLVSREGHLWRWDGLVVAADAPTPAAQRLAQKNRLAALGEEIRTARTALAEARDRLEASGRQVRLAGDAEQEARQRLRDRQRAAAEAREALLAAERAVSQLALRLQGAEDLARRLAEEAEEARERLAEAVERLEQLPEADEHAGTIRQLQGEIAEARAALSEARVLADGLARERQLRDRRLEAIAREMESWKGRARNAASQIEVLRQRQVEAEDERQELIEAPEDIEMRRREVLTALGKAEEARRAADDELVRAESAQSEVDRQAREALEQLARAREAGIRAEERLEAARQRVQEVIQRIDDALGAPLEQLPELAGLADGAPLPDLEALERKLDRLKAERERLGGVNLRAEDELADIDSQRNTLAGERDDLIEAIKRLRTGISNINREARERLLASFEIVNGHFQRLFTHLFGGGTAELQLVDSDDPLEAGLEIVARPPGKKPQTMTLLSGGEQALTAMALIFAVFLTNPAPICVLDEVDAPLDDANVERYCDLLEEMARRTETRFVVITHNPITMARMNRLFGVTMAERGVSQLVSVDLETAERFRDAG, encoded by the coding sequence GTGAAGTTCAACAAGCTGCGCGTTGTCGGCTTCAAGTCCTTTGTCGAGCCGATGGAATTCGTCATCGGCGACGGGCTCACCGGCGTGGTCGGCCCCAACGGCTGCGGCAAGTCCAATCTCGTCGAGGCCCTGCGCTGGGTCATGGGCGAGAACTCCTACAAGAACATGCGTGCGTCCGGCATGGACGACGTCATCTTCTCCGGATCGCTCAACCGTCCGGCCCGCAACACGGCCGAGGTGATCCTCACCCTCGACAATTCCGACCGCCGCGCCCCGCCGGGCTTCAACGACAGCGACCTGCTCGAGGTCAGTCGCCGCATCGAGCGGGAGGCCGGCTCGGTCTACCGCATCAATTCCCGGGACGTGCGGGCCCGTGACGTGCAGCTGCTGTTTGCCGATGCCTCCACCGGCGCCCGCTCGCCGGCCATGGTGCGGCAGGGGCAGATCGGCGAGCTCATCTCCGCCAAGCCGACGTCCCGCCGCCAGATCCTCGAGGAGGCCGCCGGCATTTCCGGCCTGCACAGCCGTCGGCACGAGGCCGAGATCCGGCTGCGCGCGGCCGAGCAGAACCTCGAGCGGCTGGAAGACGTGCTGGTCCAGATCGACAGCCAGATCGAGAACCTGCGCCGCCAGTCGCGCCAGGCCGCCCGCTACCGCAACCTGTCCTCCGAGATCCGCGCTGCCGAGGCCGGCATCCTGTTCCTGCGTCTGACCGAGGCCCGCTCGGCGCTGGAGGAGGCCGACCGGCTGCATGCGGCCTGCCGCGCCGATGTCATCCGCGCCGCGGAAGCCCAGGGCGAAGCGGCCAGGACCCAGGCTGTCGCCGCGCATCGCTTGCCGGAGATCCGCGACGCCGCCGCCCGCGCCGGAGCGGCGCTGCAGCGGCTGGTCATCGCCCGCAACGAGCTGGACGCCGAGGACCGGCGCGTGCGCGAGAAGCTGGTCGACCTCGACCGTCGCCTCGTCCAGCTCGCCGGCGACATCGCCCGCGAGGAGCAGCTCGTCAGCGAGAATGCCGAGGTGCTCGAGCGGCTGGCGGAGGAACGCGCCGAGCTGGTCGAGGACAACGAGACCGCGGCCGAGCGGGCCGAGATGGCCGGGGAGCGGGTGGCTGCGGCCAGCGAGACGCTCGAGCGGCTGGAAGACCGCCTCTCGGTCGCCAACCGGGCCGCTGCCGAGGTGGCCGCGCAGCGGCAGCAGTTTGCCCGCGCCGTTGACGAAGCGCGCCAGCGGGCCGACCGGCTCGCCTCGCAGGCCGCCGACGCTGCCCGGGTCCGGTCGGCCCTGCGCGCCGAGATGGACGCCGCCGACGGCGTCGCCGACTGCGCCGACAGGCTGGAGGAGGCCGAGGCGGCCGTGCTCGCCGCCGAAGAGACCGTGGAAGCGGCCGAGACCCGCACCCGCATGGCCCGCGAGGCGGAGCAGGCTGCCCGCACGCCGCTGGCCGAGGCCGAGCGGCTCGTCTCGCGTCTCGAGACCGAGGCCCGCACGCTCGAAAGCGTGCTGGCCACCGTCGCCGGCACCTTCGCGCCCGTCGTGGACGCACTGGCGGCAGAGCCCGGCTTCGAGACCGCGCTCGGCGCGGCGCTGGGCGATGACCTCGAGGCCTCGCTTGATCCGGCCGCGCCCGTGCGCTGGGCCGGGGTCGCGCCTGCGGCCGCAGATCCCGTCCTGCCGGACGGGGTCGAACCGCTCGCCCGTCACGTCCAGGCGCCGCCGGCGCTTGCCCGCCGTCTCGCCCAGATCGGACTGGTTCCGGCGGCGCGCGGGGCGGCGCTGGCCGCCAGCCTGAAGCCTGGTCAGCGGCTCGTCTCGCGAGAGGGGCATCTCTGGCGCTGGGACGGTCTGGTGGTCGCAGCCGATGCCCCGACGCCGGCCGCCCAGCGGCTTGCGCAGAAGAACCGTCTCGCCGCGCTCGGCGAGGAGATCCGCACGGCCCGGACGGCCCTTGCCGAGGCGCGTGACCGGCTCGAGGCCTCCGGCCGGCAGGTGCGCCTGGCCGGTGACGCCGAGCAGGAGGCTCGCCAGCGCCTGCGTGACCGCCAGAGGGCAGCCGCCGAGGCCCGTGAGGCGCTTCTGGCGGCGGAACGGGCCGTGTCGCAGCTCGCCCTGCGTCTCCAGGGCGCGGAGGATCTCGCCCGGCGTCTGGCCGAGGAGGCCGAGGAAGCACGCGAGCGTCTGGCCGAGGCGGTCGAGCGGCTGGAACAGCTGCCCGAGGCCGACGAACACGCCGGGACCATCCGCCAGCTGCAGGGCGAGATCGCGGAGGCCCGGGCCGCCCTGTCGGAGGCGCGCGTGCTGGCCGACGGGCTCGCCCGCGAACGCCAGTTGCGCGATCGCCGTCTGGAGGCGATCGCCCGCGAGATGGAGAGCTGGAAGGGCAGGGCCCGCAACGCGGCCAGCCAGATCGAGGTCCTGCGCCAGCGTCAGGTCGAGGCGGAGGACGAGCGTCAGGAGCTGATCGAGGCGCCCGAGGACATCGAGATGCGTCGGCGCGAGGTGCTGACCGCGCTCGGCAAGGCGGAAGAGGCACGTCGGGCGGCCGACGACGAGCTGGTGCGCGCCGAATCGGCCCAGTCCGAGGTGGACCGCCAGGCGCGCGAGGCGCTGGAGCAGCTGGCGCGGGCGCGCGAGGCCGGCATCCGCGCCGAGGAGCGGCTGGAGGCCGCGCGGCAGCGCGTCCAGGAAGTCATCCAGCGCATCGACGACGCGCTGGGTGCCCCGCTCGAGCAGCTCCCCGAGCTCGCCGGCCTTGCCGACGGGGCGCCTCTGCCCGACCTTGAGGCCCTGGAGCGCAAGCTCGACCGGCTGAAGGCCGAACGCGAGCGCCTCGGCGGCGTCAATTTGCGCGCGGAGGACGAGCTGGCCGACATCGACAGCCAGCGCAACACGCTCGCCGGCGAGCGGGATGACCTTATCGAGGCGATCAAGCGCCTGCGCACCGGAATTTCCAACATCAACCGCGAGGCCCGCGAACGCCTGCTCGCCTCGTTCGAGATCGTGAACGGCCATTTCCAGCGCCTGTTCACCCATCTCTTCGGCGGCGGCACGGCCGAGCTGCAGCTCGTCGACAGCGACGATCCGCTCGAGGCCGGCCTCGAGATCGTCGCCCGCCCCCCGGGCAAGAAGCCCCAGACGATGACGCTTCTCTCCGGCGGCGAGCAGGCGCTGACGGCCATGGCGCTGATCTTTGCCGTGTTTCTCACCAATCCGGCGCCGATCTGCGTGCTCGACGAGGTCGACGCGCCCCTCGATGACGCCAACGTGGAGCGCTACTGCGACCTGCTCGAGGAGATGGCCCGGCGCACCGAGACGCGCTTTGTCGTCATCACCCACAATCCGATCACCATGGCACGGATGAACCGCCTGTTCGGCGTCACCATGGCCGAACGCGGGGTGTCCCAGCTGGTCTCCGTCGACCTCGAGACAGCCGAGCGATTCCGCGATGCGGGATAA
- a CDS encoding DsbA family protein gives MNLTRRHLLASTMALGLGSMLTLTFPLGAHAETFDVAKLMEAGPLGDKSIGKEDAPVTIIEYASMTCGHCANFHKNTLPEIKKQYVDTGKVRIIFREFPLDPVSAAGFMLARCAPAEKYFDVVDALFADQRAWAFTNDPYNAMLNYSKQLGFTQESFEACLTNQSLLDGVNAVRDKAGAEFKVDSTPTFFINGEKASGALSFEEMSKIIDKYL, from the coding sequence GTGAATTTGACCCGCAGACACCTTCTGGCCAGCACCATGGCCCTCGGCCTTGGCTCCATGCTGACCCTGACGTTTCCGCTCGGCGCCCATGCCGAGACCTTCGACGTCGCCAAGCTGATGGAAGCCGGTCCCCTCGGCGACAAGTCGATCGGCAAGGAAGACGCGCCGGTCACCATCATCGAATACGCCTCGATGACCTGCGGCCACTGCGCCAATTTCCACAAGAACACGCTGCCCGAAATCAAGAAGCAGTATGTCGACACCGGCAAGGTGCGCATCATCTTCCGCGAGTTTCCGCTGGATCCCGTCTCGGCTGCCGGCTTCATGCTGGCGCGCTGCGCTCCGGCCGAGAAATACTTCGACGTCGTCGACGCCCTCTTCGCCGATCAGCGCGCTTGGGCCTTCACCAACGACCCCTACAATGCCATGCTGAACTATTCCAAGCAGCTCGGATTCACACAGGAGTCCTTTGAAGCCTGCTTGACAAACCAGTCGCTGCTGGACGGAGTCAACGCCGTACGCGACAAGGCGGGTGCCGAGTTCAAGGTGGACTCCACGCCGACCTTCTTCATCAACGGCGAAAAGGCAAGCGGGGCCCTCAGCTTTGAGGAAATGTCGAAGATCATCGACAAGTACCTCTGA
- a CDS encoding DUF721 domain-containing protein: MNWDNRGPSGGASRPLADLIGKAMQPAFRKRGFATADLVASWPDIVGERYGERVRPERLLWPRPVERDGEALPEPATLVVNTDGATALMLTHELPQVIARINAYFGWAAIGRIRIVQKPVTVPVRRRRPEIRPLTGDEQAELDRKLAGVEHEGLRKALEKLGSQVIARNRRA; the protein is encoded by the coding sequence ATGAACTGGGACAATCGGGGTCCATCCGGAGGTGCCTCGCGGCCGCTGGCGGATCTGATCGGCAAGGCCATGCAGCCCGCGTTCCGCAAGCGGGGTTTTGCCACGGCGGATCTCGTGGCCTCGTGGCCCGACATCGTCGGCGAGCGCTATGGCGAGCGGGTCCGGCCGGAGCGGCTGTTGTGGCCACGCCCGGTCGAGCGGGACGGCGAAGCCTTGCCCGAGCCGGCCACCCTCGTGGTCAACACGGACGGGGCGACCGCGCTCATGCTGACCCACGAGCTGCCGCAGGTGATCGCCCGCATCAATGCCTATTTCGGCTGGGCAGCCATCGGTCGCATCCGCATCGTTCAAAAGCCCGTGACCGTTCCCGTCCGCCGCCGGCGGCCGGAGATCCGTCCCCTGACGGGGGACGAGCAGGCGGAACTCGATCGCAAGCTGGCCGGCGTCGAGCATGAAGGTCTGCGCAAGGCCTTGGAAAAGCTGGGCTCGCAGGTGATCGCGCGCAACCGCAGGGCGTAA